Genomic window (Rhineura floridana isolate rRhiFlo1 chromosome 13, rRhiFlo1.hap2, whole genome shotgun sequence):
agAAATATTACATTTCTTGTGAATGATGGTAAGGAAAATAAAACTATGACTAATGAAAAAGCTGAACTTTGGTTGGATCATTGTGTCCATTCTCTTTTTTGGTTTAAAACAGAATACACATGCTTGTTAGTCATATACATGAACAAGAGATCACAATTCTCCAGGTGCTGGCCATTTTGTAGCCAAAGTGACAccttccatgcacaagagggaagaTCAGAAGGcttgaaaaaaaatatttaggTGGAAAAAACCTTCAGGGGAGAAATCCCAACAAACAGcacaatgagaactgagcatgctcagtggccatgaaaTGTTGACTTCTGGGGGTGAGAGGGGGGAACGGAATGAAGTATCCTGTTTCccttctgctgcagttcagcttctgacAAAAATTACAAGATTATCCTCATTATCTACTGTGGCAGAATTTTAAGTAATGAATTACATCATCACTGCGTTATTCCACAccgttcatttcaatgcaaaggaagctAAATGCAAATGGGGAAAAATCAGCTGCATATCATGTGTGGATTGACATCAACAAGAACAGTGAATACAGGTTGTATTTGCAGGATTGATTTCccttccagacatgggacaaataagcaaacactggcaatttgtgcTCTCATTTCTGTTtccatcagaattctccaacCTCCCTAAATGTACCATATATTTTAAAGCATCTTGGGTGCtcattgcaaaatgtggtggttaaAGTGCACATCAGGAACCTTTCATGACAGCCTGTGTGCTCTAAAAAGGTAGCTGGAACATAACAGGCGGAGCTGGAAACTCCTGCTCTGTCCAAAGGTCATCCAGAAAGCCAGTACAAATCAATGGCTTGCCACCAGTAGTGCCTCTCTCTCCCTAAAATACCCCTTTCTGTCTTCTACCAACCCTTCTTCTAGCAACTTCTCCTGCCTCTTGCTAAGCAGTGCATGAAGGGAGCCCCCAACACGTTTCCCTTTATTTTTGTCTTCTTGTGTCTGGACCATTTTCAGCCTCTCAGGCTCAAGATCTGAGCAGACACAGGTACCAAGCACTTCTTGCAACCCTTGGGGAAGGAAGCTGGGTGCTAGAATGAGCTATGCTTGGGTGCCACAGAGCTTTCTTAGTCAGGCGTCGGCAGATGAGAGCTTCTGATCCAGTCTGCCAATTTCTCTCACCCATTTTTCCAGCTTTCTCCTAGTGATTGCAGAGACTCTGCAATAAACCCCAGCTTCGCTTCCTTTTTGTTTGCTATTGGCCCTTACATGGCACCGAATTGTCAATATATGCTAATACAAGAGCCAGGCTTGTGTCAGCTGACACAAGAGCCAGGCTACCTTCAGCACTAGGGTTGGGCAGGCAAAGGACTTTGTCAGTTGGGCAGGGAGGAGAGATGGCAGCGCTGAATGCACACAGCGTCTTGGTGACTGGGTCAAATAGGGGCATTGGTCTGGAGCTGGTCAGGCAGCTGGTGGAGAAAAGCAACCGGCCAGAATGGATCTTTGCCACCTGCCGGGATCCAGATGGACCACATGCCCAGGTGAGCCCCAAGGTGTACATTgggatgagcagagcttggaaaagttactttttttaaactacaactcccatcagccccagccagcatggccactgggttgggctgatgggagttgtagttcaaaaaaggaacttttccgcTATGGAAATGAGTGTCATGCCAAAGAGCTTGTGTCCAggcagggatggaatgatctgcccatttcagttccctccgtttctcatttttgcaatctttaATCCAGTTCTCCCACATTTTGCAGAAAGTTGtgatccagcattttagtgtgattttctcccaatatgcatattttacatgcagttttgactaacgtacaaatttttgcaattaatttccctaatataatgcatttgtatgttattttcagtaatatattcatttttatgtacgcgTTCCCCTAACGTGCATTTTGGTAAActttgtttagttggagaaatgCGTCGCAAAATCTGTAGAAGTGTGCATtccaaaggaaggctgtgtttcaattcacatattgtttcggtcaatttgatcgatttggctttaaatgcaaactgaatggaatttcttcctcatccccagTCCAGGGCAAGCCTTGCTACGGTTCCCATTCCCAGGGCAAGATTGGTGTCTGTCTGCTTATACACAGTTCAGACACCTGTTTATGTTCCTTGATAGCCATTTTCTTTGCAGCCTTAGGGAGGAATGAGTAGGAAAGAGGTTAATTTATTCCACCCATTAATCTGAAGAGCATTGAAACAGAGAAGTGATTACCTTCTTGGGTCCTAGAAACTACAAGAATAACTTGGATCAAATAATATGAAATACATAACACGGGACCAatatcaccaaatagtcaatcaCATTAACCTCAATGAGGATATCTTCTGGGTCAACAAGCTTAGTATTGCAATGTACGTTCTTGTTATATCACATTGGAAGAGTGGGAGGAAAAGCTCTTATAGCTTATCAAAAGGGTAACTAATCTGTCTTAAATGATTGTGAAAACTTATCCTAAAGTACATAGACTGATTTTCAGCTGGGTTACTGATTCTAAGGATAGGACTAGTGAATGGATAGGTGGAAGTCTTGCAGGATATTCCTTACAGATGTTTTCCTGTATGACATATAGTTGCATAACCTTGACACTCTCCTAGGATTCCCTATTCAGAGCAGGGCTCTTCACAAAATTGATGTTCCTGTTGAGATACTTTCTACAGAATGCTTTTGCAGATCCATGCCAATGCAATAAATACCCCCTATGCTAAAAACTGAAACCAGGAGGGACTTAATCTTCTCCCATTTCCCCTTCCTATCCCATTTCAAATAATCCCCTCCTCCAGGACTTGATGTTCAATCCTAGGTCTGTGTATCTTTCAGGACTTGAAGAATTTGGCTGCCAAGCATCAGGGAGTGGAGATCATCACACTGGGTATGTGTGCCCCCCTCTCTCTAAATTCTCTCTTCCCACATGGATAGGGACAAGAGCAGAGAATCAAAGCCATTTCACAaatttcctttcttttcaaaTTAATGTTTGTTTCCCATTTATGGGTGCATAGTTAGAATTTCAGAACTCACAACATacatgaaatatattttaaagtacttttagtgtttctgtttgccatcctgggcttcttctggaaggaagggcaggatataaatttaataataaagacATAAAATGGTTGGATCCTGCTATTAAAGCAAGAAAACGAATGTTGGGCACTACCAGagtgttgctattttggggtgcaattcaatcacataccagccaATTCAAGTTGCTTAGTTAGAGCTGATTTAGAGCTCTTCCGCAACAAACCTGCCtctccaaaagatcagactttttgcaataacaaaagtgatgggaaaatgcagaggaaattgTGGAATAATGCTTTGATACAACACCatctagcctccctgcaaactAATCAGGCtcaatgctcattaaatagccaacattgtctcatctccctgcaaacaaaatcaggatgaatgttcaataaatagctTGCCTGGAGGTGCCCAGTCTTCCAGGCGCATTCATAAAAAGTATCTGCTCCATTATTTGGTATACATATTTTCCATGAATCAGTATGCATTATAAGCAAATAATAATAAGCTCTGTATTCACTCCTTCTAATAGCAACTTCAGGACATGAATGTTGACAGCTATCTAGCAAAACAGGGCCTCCAAGAAATAGGAGGGTGGTAGTGGAAGGAGTGTTCCAAGGTTCACTAGGAAGGTGtcttggctcccaaccagagaagcagactcaggactcggtgactgggtttttctgcataaaTCTTCATTCCAGAAATTAGAACAGGGATCTAGTATCTCATGctaggcctaaaactggattcaAACAGGAGTAGGCTTGGTGGGcattggaagcaacagcagatgaGTTGTTGCAATAGCAAATACAAACAATGCTGCTTCTATATATACAGAAAAGGGGTGGGCATTTGACACTATGAATTAATTCAGGTTCCTTCCAGCATGAGATACAAGGCAAGGGCTATGACATAAGCACTACAAAACTGGTCCTTCCTTCTAAATGTTATTCTAATAAATAGTACATATATATTCtaaatatattataatatattcTATATATTACAAGAACAAAAAGGCTTATAAGATGTTGACTTGTGACAAGAAGAAAgaggcttacaagaaaaataggATTTATTAAgatcttctctttgctgctgtagaCACTTGTGATCCATCCAGcatccaggctgctgctgccagaGTCACCGAGCGGCTGAAAGGAGCTGGATTGAATCTTTTGATAAACAATGCTGGGATTTTAAAGCTAAACCCTTTAGAGTCAGAGAACCCAGAAGACATGTCTGAGGTGTACAGAACCAATGTGATTGGCCCCATGATGATGAGCCAGGTAAGGCTATCCTATTGTTCCTTCTTCACAGACACGCCTCGCTATGTTGCAGAACTCCTAATGTTTAGAAATTAGGTTGCCGTTGCTTCCTGGTGATGGGGTGATAGCTAGGTGTTTCCTTTTCACAGAGACAAGATGTAGAACAGAACGTTTAACAGCCTCATGAGAATGGAAGCAAAATGTAGCAGTGCCGCCTTCAGAGTTATGGAGATCATGGGCAaagtttgcacctgttgaagGAGTTGTGGCTGCCATCTGGATGAGCTACCTGAGAAATCTGGCATGCCACTGGCAAGTAACTGCCGGGCTCATGTCTGTCCGCACACTGCAGACTTTGCCCAGTCCTCTCCACACAGTGTGCAGTGATATGTATTTGTTCCCCTCTCTTTCTCTAGGCATTCCTGCCCTTGCTGAGGAAAGCATCTCAGCAATGTCCCCAGAAAGGGATGAGCTGCAGCAAAGCTGCCATTGTCAATGTAAGCAGTTTGGGTGGCTCCATCACTGATGCCTTCTTGTGGAATAAGGCTGAAGGTATCTGTTACCGTTGCAGCAAGGTATGGACACAGCAGCGCTGCTAAGGGTGAAGGGGTGGCTATTAAATATCAAGTAAATA
Coding sequences:
- the LOC133368959 gene encoding C-signal-like isoform X1 yields the protein MAALNAHSVLVTGSNRGIGLELVRQLVEKSNRPEWIFATCRDPDGPHAQDLKNLAAKHQGVEIITLDTCDPSSIQAAAARVTERLKGAGLNLLINNAGILKLNPLESENPEDMSEVYRTNVIGPMMMSQAFLPLLRKASQQCPQKGMSCSKAAIVNVSSLGGSITDAFLWNKAEGICYRCSKAALNMLTRCQSLGFAKDEILCIALHPGWVQTDMGKQTGQPVLTVDGSVQDILKTLPRLSEKDNSAFVDWEGKVLPW
- the LOC133368959 gene encoding C-signal-like isoform X2, with product MDLCHLPGSRWTTCPDTCDPSSIQAAAARVTERLKGAGLNLLINNAGILKLNPLESENPEDMSEVYRTNVIGPMMMSQAFLPLLRKASQQCPQKGMSCSKAAIVNVSSLGGSITDAFLWNKAEGICYRCSKAALNMLTRCQSLGFAKDEILCIALHPGWVQTDMGKQTGQPVLTVDGSVQDILKTLPRLSEKDNSAFVDWEGKVLPW